Proteins encoded by one window of Microplitis demolitor isolate Queensland-Clemson2020A chromosome 6, iyMicDemo2.1a, whole genome shotgun sequence:
- the LOC103568769 gene encoding uncharacterized protein LOC103568769, with translation MQNTKGRAIKDSVYKLRNSYIVYFIFILNLITFIGLVVIDTMLQRFLMLLMLGMPSVVYNWMMIQDGDEFNKGRVNKITFSQGSINRDINNVKRAFVEISVMCKDLIMFYLFPVAFTASYMGFMGTFMVYEMRNSVLGVKRLETLEMVLYGTWIIWMTFGIIVLGINLLRAKIQQVKTRHYLDLLLKFDGIEDSIDNEPTEPSEERLDEEVEVNNDIVSLDGSATHYITGTIVTYLIILLQFRGNDRTTSNETQ, from the exons ATGCAAAATACTAAGGGCAGAGCAATAAAAGATTCTGTTTACAAGCTTAGAAATAGTTATATTGTTTActttatattcatattaaatttaattacgttCATCGGTTTAGTTGTAATTGATACAATGCTACAAAGATTTTTGATGTTACTAATGCTCGGCATGCCGAGTGTTGTCTATAATTGGATGATGATACAAG ATGGTGATGAATTTAACAAAGGAcgtgttaataaaataacatttagcCAAGGATCAATTAATCGTGATATTAATAATGTCAAGCGAGCTTTTGTTGAGATATCTGTAATGTGTAAGGACttaattatgttttatttatttcctgtTGCTTTCACCGCTTCTTATATGGGTTTTATGGGCACATTTATGGTATACGAAATGAGGAATTCAGTGTTGGGAGTAAAACGACTTGAAACACTGGAAATGGTACTTTATGGAACCTGGATAATATGGATGACATTTGGAATTATTGTATTGGGTATTAATTTACTTAGAGCTAAAAtacag caaGTAAAGACGAGGCATTATCTTGatttacttttgaaatttgatgGAATAGAAGATAGTATTGATAATGag CCAACGGAACCTTCTGAAGAGCGCTTGGATGAAGAAGTAGAGGTCAACAATGATATTGTATCATTGGATGGTTCTGCTACACATTAT ATTACTGGTACTATTGTGACGTACCtcattatacttttacaatttCGTGGTAATGATCGTACAACTTCTAATGAAACCCAATAA
- the LOC103579886 gene encoding metalloproteinase inhibitor 3 isoform X1, which produces MDQQMKRFLILFILGSLTIDYTNGCSCAGFPLQDLFCSSDFVIKIKVTNTEKTPEPIRKMYYVDVLETYRANAAAEEALKLKYLITNPYEGLCGLPLDRGQVAVVGGRISDGKPEISLCDLHIEDPQKIEAESVNLRENFSKNCATA; this is translated from the exons ATGGACCAacag atgaaacgattcttgatattatttattttgggtTCATTGACAATTGATTACACAAATGGATGCAGTTGTGCTGGCTTTCCACTTCAAGATTTGTTTTGTAGTTCTGACTttg ttattaaaataaaggtTACAAATACTGAAAAAACGCCAGAACCGATAAGAAAAATGTACTACGTTGATGTCCTAGAAACTTAcaga gccAATGCTGCAGCAGAAGAAGCACtgaaacttaaatatttaattactaatccATACGAAGGATTGTGTGGTCTTCCACTTGATCGTGGCCAAGTTGCTGTTGTTGGAGGACGCATCTCTGATGGAAAGCCAGAAATTAGTCTCTGTGATCTGCATATAGAAGAtcctcaaaaaattgaagctgaatCTGTCAATCttcgtgaaaatttttctaaaaattgtgCTACAGCGTaa
- the LOC128667970 gene encoding metalloproteinase inhibitor 3-like, translating into MKQFLILFFLGSLIIGYTNGCSCLDFSLQQLFCNSDFVIKIQLKDIAKMDGSGNYVYHVDILETYRVTDEAEKALKVKFLVTTPFDGMCGLDLRSDHVAIVGGDLRDGTPEISICGLHIENSEKMEAEYVNLRENFPKNCTAS; encoded by the exons atgaaacaatttttgatattattttttttgggttCATTAATAATTGGATATACAAATGGATGCAGTTGTTTAGATTTTTCACTTCAACAATTGTTTTGCAATTCTGACTTTg ttattaaaatacaacTTAAGGATATTGCGAAAATGGATGGATCAGGAAACTATGTATATCATGTTGATATATTAGAAACTTACaga GTTACTGATGAAGCAGAAAAAGCActgaaagttaaatttttggtaactACTCCATTCGATGGAATGTGCGGTCTTGACCTTCGGAGTGATCATGTAGCTATTGTTGGAGGGGACTTAAGAGATGGAACACCGGAAATTAGTATCTGTGGTTTGCATAtagaaaattctgaaaaaatggAAGCTGAATATGTTAACCTTCGAGAAAACTTTCCCAAAAATTGCACGGCATCGTaa
- the LOC103579886 gene encoding metalloproteinase inhibitor 3 isoform X2, translating to MKRFLILFILGSLTIDYTNGCSCAGFPLQDLFCSSDFVIKIKVTNTEKTPEPIRKMYYVDVLETYRANAAAEEALKLKYLITNPYEGLCGLPLDRGQVAVVGGRISDGKPEISLCDLHIEDPQKIEAESVNLRENFSKNCATA from the exons atgaaacgattcttgatattatttattttgggtTCATTGACAATTGATTACACAAATGGATGCAGTTGTGCTGGCTTTCCACTTCAAGATTTGTTTTGTAGTTCTGACTttg ttattaaaataaaggtTACAAATACTGAAAAAACGCCAGAACCGATAAGAAAAATGTACTACGTTGATGTCCTAGAAACTTAcaga gccAATGCTGCAGCAGAAGAAGCACtgaaacttaaatatttaattactaatccATACGAAGGATTGTGTGGTCTTCCACTTGATCGTGGCCAAGTTGCTGTTGTTGGAGGACGCATCTCTGATGGAAAGCCAGAAATTAGTCTCTGTGATCTGCATATAGAAGAtcctcaaaaaattgaagctgaatCTGTCAATCttcgtgaaaatttttctaaaaattgtgCTACAGCGTaa
- the LOC103579881 gene encoding calcineurin subunit B type 2: protein MGNESSLPMELCSNFDADEIRRLGKRFRKLDLDNSGALSIDEFMSLPELQQNPLVQRVIDIFDADGNGEVDFKEFIQGVSQFSVKGDKESKLRFAFRIYDMDNDGFISNGELFQVLKMMVGNNLKDTQLQQIVDKTILFADKDEDGKISFEEFCSVVGNTDIHKKMVVDV, encoded by the exons ttgatGCCGACGAAATAAGAAGATTAGGAAAGAGATTTCGTAAATTAGATCTTGATAATAGTGGAGCGTTAAGTATTGATGAGTTTATGTCATTACCAGAATTACAACAAAATCCATTAGTACAAAGAGTGATTGATATTTTTGACGCTGATGGTAATGGAGAAGTAGATTTCAAAGAATTCATTCAAGGTGTCTCGCAATTCAGTGTCAAg gGTGATAAGGAAAGTAAATTGAGATTCGCATTCCGAATTTACGACATGGATAATGATGGGTTTATAAGTAACGGCGAATTATTTCAAGTTCTTAAGATGATGGTTGGTAATAACCTTAAAGACACTCAACTTCAACAGATTGTcgataaaacaattttgtttGCCGATAAAGATGAAGACGgaaaaattagttttgaaGAGTTTTGCTCG GTTGTTGGCAATACTGATATACATAAGAAAATGGTCGTCGacgtataa
- the LOC103579884 gene encoding protein 5NUC-like isoform X1: MNYSKCIFLMIFVKSIFGVIWSLPVSESYDKNTNNEEWRLNIVHTNDIHGRFEETSGGEAALPCEGHIGGDGTCYGGFPRISTLVKQERERSKASNIPILYLDAGDIFEGSKLFNKYEDIISYRLFNALEPNATTLGNHEFNKGVEKLISYIDNLSFPVVACNLDLTEEPSVNRSNLHKSIILDVDGHKVGIVGYTYPGARKLGHIKYLPEIEPIKNEISKLKKQGVKIIIGLSHSGYKFDQNVAKIVDDIDLIVSGHSHSLLSSDVPVGTQILSQIVEGPYPTVINKMENGKNRSVYIVQAYAYTKYLGNLSVVFDEQGEIKSFEGKPILLDDTVKQDPILLKEFEKFPADPINLTVIGYTRVPLEGYMYACRRRECTLGDVVADALVEYNLNQTESNKGWTDAAIALVNSGLLADGMSNVRRNPIIQENIDLSITYKNKIYKMELTGKDLRDRLEYSLREMENDKISEFWGGFLQVSGMRVTYDLSKPIGSRVIPDLFFIRCADCVFPHYEKVVDEKIYIVLMDGNLAEGGFDSGHWTSKVNTTLDGEVKDALRWYINARSPVHPELGDRIHYILPSKNSANPPSCSGYIYSNLLSCTETEVTAEKQGPKSM; the protein is encoded by the exons ATGAATTATTcgaaatgtatatttttaatgatttttgtgAAGAGTATATTTGGCGTAATTTGGTCATTACCTGTAAGTGAATCATATgacaaaaatactaataatgaAGAATGGAGACTAAATATTGTACATACTAATGATATTCATGGGAg ATTTGAAGAAACATCAGGTGGAGAAGCAGCATTACCCTGCGAAGGACATATAGGCGGTGATGGAACATGTTACGGTGGTTTCCCAAGAATTTCCACTCTTGTAAAACAAGAAAGGGAAAGAAGTAAAGCATCAAACATACCGATACTCTATCTCGATGCTGGTGATATTTTTGAAGGTTCAAAACTATTCAATAAGTATGAAGATATAATATCTTACCGACTATTCAATGCACTTGAACCAAATGCTACA ACATTAGGAAACCACGAATTCAATAAAGGAGTTGAAAAGTTAATTTCTTACATAGATAATTTGTCATTTCCAGTAGTGGCTTGCAATTTGGATTTAACCGAGGAACCATCGGTTAACCGGTCAAATTTGCATAAAAGTATTATTCTAGATGTAGATGGCCACAAAGTTGGAATAGTTGGATATACATATCCCGGAGCTAGAAAGTTAGGGCACATCAAATATTTGCCCGAAATAGAacctataaaaaatgaaatttcaaagctaaaaaaacaaggggttaaaataataatcggtCTGAGTCACTCGGGTTACAAATTTGACCAAAACGTTGCCAAAATTGTTGACGATATAGATTTAATAGTAAGCGGTCACTCACACTCTTTATTGTCCAGCGATGTACCAGTTGGCACTCAAATTCTTTCGCAGATTGTAGAGGGTCCTTACCCgacagtaattaataaaatggaaAATGGGAAAAATCGAAGTGTTTACATAGTCCAGGCTTATGCTTACACAAAATATCTAGGAAACTTGTCGGTTGTTTTTGATGAACAAGgtgaaattaaaagttttgagGGAAAACCTATTTTGCTGGATGACACAGTAAAACAAGATCCAATCCTTTTGAAGGagttcgaaaaatttccagCAGATCCGATTAATTTGACCGTCATTGGCTACACAAGAGTTCCTTTGGAAGGTTACATGTACGCTTGCAGGAGGAGAGAATGCACTCTCGGAGATGTTGTTGCTGACGCTCTTGTTGAATAC aaTCTAAACCAAACTGAGAGTAATAAAGGTTGGACAGATGCTGCAATAGCTCTTGTAAATAGTGGATTACTTGCAGACGGTATGAGCAATGTTAGAAGAAATCCG atcattcaagaaaatattgatctttcaataacatataaaaataaaatttacaaaatggAGTTAACTGGTAAAGACCTTCGTGACCGATTGGAATACAGTTTGCGTGAAATGGAAAACGACAAAATTTCGGAATTTTGGGGTGGATTTTTACAAGTCTCAGGAATGAGa GTAACATATGACTTGAGTAAACCTATTGGGTCAAGAGTAATTccagatttgttttttattcgttGCGCGGACTGCGTATTTCCACATTACGAAAAAGttgttgatgaaaaaatttatatagtaCTTATGGATGGAAATCTTGCTGAGGGAGGATTCGATTCAGGTCATTGGACAAGTAAAGTTAATACCACACTAG aTGGTGAAGTTAAAGATGCACTTCGCTGGTACATAAATGCGCGAAGTCCAGTACACCCCGAATTAGGTGATAGAATTCACTATATTTTACCTTCAAAGAATTCGGCAAATCCGCCCTCTTGCTCGGGATACATATATTCCAATTTATTGAGCTGTACTGAAACGGAGGTTACAGCAGAAAAACAGGGACCAAAatctatgtaa
- the LOC103579884 gene encoding protein 5NUC-like isoform X2, which produces MNYSKCIFLMIFVKSIFGVIWSLPVSESYDKNTNNEEWRLNIVHTNDIHGRFEETSGGEAALPCEGHIGGDGTCYGGFPRISTLVKQERERSKASNIPILYLDAGDIFEGSKLFNKYEDIISYRLFNALEPNATTLGNHEFNKGVEKLISYIDNLSFPVVACNLDLTEEPSVNRSNLHKSIILDVDGHKVGIVGYTYPGARKLGHIKYLPEIEPIKNEISKLKKQGVKIIIGLSHSGYKFDQNVAKIVDDIDLIIVEGPYPTVINKMENGKNRSVYIVQAYAYTKYLGNLSVVFDEQGEIKSFEGKPILLDDTVKQDPILLKEFEKFPADPINLTVIGYTRVPLEGYMYACRRRECTLGDVVADALVEYNLNQTESNKGWTDAAIALVNSGLLADGMSNVRRNPIIQENIDLSITYKNKIYKMELTGKDLRDRLEYSLREMENDKISEFWGGFLQVSGMRVTYDLSKPIGSRVIPDLFFIRCADCVFPHYEKVVDEKIYIVLMDGNLAEGGFDSGHWTSKVNTTLDGEVKDALRWYINARSPVHPELGDRIHYILPSKNSANPPSCSGYIYSNLLSCTETEVTAEKQGPKSM; this is translated from the exons ATGAATTATTcgaaatgtatatttttaatgatttttgtgAAGAGTATATTTGGCGTAATTTGGTCATTACCTGTAAGTGAATCATATgacaaaaatactaataatgaAGAATGGAGACTAAATATTGTACATACTAATGATATTCATGGGAg ATTTGAAGAAACATCAGGTGGAGAAGCAGCATTACCCTGCGAAGGACATATAGGCGGTGATGGAACATGTTACGGTGGTTTCCCAAGAATTTCCACTCTTGTAAAACAAGAAAGGGAAAGAAGTAAAGCATCAAACATACCGATACTCTATCTCGATGCTGGTGATATTTTTGAAGGTTCAAAACTATTCAATAAGTATGAAGATATAATATCTTACCGACTATTCAATGCACTTGAACCAAATGCTACA ACATTAGGAAACCACGAATTCAATAAAGGAGTTGAAAAGTTAATTTCTTACATAGATAATTTGTCATTTCCAGTAGTGGCTTGCAATTTGGATTTAACCGAGGAACCATCGGTTAACCGGTCAAATTTGCATAAAAGTATTATTCTAGATGTAGATGGCCACAAAGTTGGAATAGTTGGATATACATATCCCGGAGCTAGAAAGTTAGGGCACATCAAATATTTGCCCGAAATAGAacctataaaaaatgaaatttcaaagctaaaaaaacaaggggttaaaataataatcggtCTGAGTCACTCGGGTTACAAATTTGACCAAAACGTTGCCAAAATTGTTGACGATATAGATTTAATA ATTGTAGAGGGTCCTTACCCgacagtaattaataaaatggaaAATGGGAAAAATCGAAGTGTTTACATAGTCCAGGCTTATGCTTACACAAAATATCTAGGAAACTTGTCGGTTGTTTTTGATGAACAAGgtgaaattaaaagttttgagGGAAAACCTATTTTGCTGGATGACACAGTAAAACAAGATCCAATCCTTTTGAAGGagttcgaaaaatttccagCAGATCCGATTAATTTGACCGTCATTGGCTACACAAGAGTTCCTTTGGAAGGTTACATGTACGCTTGCAGGAGGAGAGAATGCACTCTCGGAGATGTTGTTGCTGACGCTCTTGTTGAATAC aaTCTAAACCAAACTGAGAGTAATAAAGGTTGGACAGATGCTGCAATAGCTCTTGTAAATAGTGGATTACTTGCAGACGGTATGAGCAATGTTAGAAGAAATCCG atcattcaagaaaatattgatctttcaataacatataaaaataaaatttacaaaatggAGTTAACTGGTAAAGACCTTCGTGACCGATTGGAATACAGTTTGCGTGAAATGGAAAACGACAAAATTTCGGAATTTTGGGGTGGATTTTTACAAGTCTCAGGAATGAGa GTAACATATGACTTGAGTAAACCTATTGGGTCAAGAGTAATTccagatttgttttttattcgttGCGCGGACTGCGTATTTCCACATTACGAAAAAGttgttgatgaaaaaatttatatagtaCTTATGGATGGAAATCTTGCTGAGGGAGGATTCGATTCAGGTCATTGGACAAGTAAAGTTAATACCACACTAG aTGGTGAAGTTAAAGATGCACTTCGCTGGTACATAAATGCGCGAAGTCCAGTACACCCCGAATTAGGTGATAGAATTCACTATATTTTACCTTCAAAGAATTCGGCAAATCCGCCCTCTTGCTCGGGATACATATATTCCAATTTATTGAGCTGTACTGAAACGGAGGTTACAGCAGAAAAACAGGGACCAAAatctatgtaa
- the LOC103579883 gene encoding protein 5NUC produces the protein MDYSKCIFLMFIVISIFGVILLLPVSESYDKNTNNKEWRLNIVHTNDIHGRFEETSGGEAALPCEGHIGGDGTCYGGFPRISTLVKQERERSKASNIPILYLDAGDIFEGSKLFNKYEDIISYRLFNALEPNATTLGNHEFIRGVEKLISYIDNLSFPVVACNLDLTEEPSVNRSNLHKSIILDVDGHKVGIVGYTYPGTEQIGHIKFLPVIEPIKNEISKLKKQGVKIIIGLSHSGYKFDQNVAKVVDDIDLIISGHSHSLLSSDVPVGTQILSQIVEGPYPTVINKMENGKNRSVYIVQAYAYTKYLGNLSVVFDEQGEIKSFEGKPILLDNKVKQDPVFLKEFDKFPADPIDLTVIGYTRVPLEGYMYACRRRECTLGDVVADALVEYNLNQTESNKGWTDAAIALVNSGLLADGMSNVRRNPIIQENIDLSITHKNKIYKMELTGKDLRDRLEYSLREMENDKISEFWGGFLQVSGIRVTYDLSKPIGSRVIPDLFFIRCADCVFPHYEKVVDEKIYIALMNENLAVGGFDLGHWPSKVNTTLDGEVKDALRWYINARSPVHPELGDRIHYILPSKNSANPPSCSGYIYSNLLSCTETEVTAEKQGTKSMEDKSNQSSSEQQIEFTNIKN, from the exons ATGGATTATTcgaaatgtatatttttaatgtttattgtGATTAGTATATTTGgtgtaattttgttattacCTGTAAGTGAATCATATgacaaaaatactaataataaagaatGGAGACTAAATATTGTACATACTAATGATATTCATGGGAg ATTTGAAGAAACATCAGGTGGAGAAGCAGCATTACCCTGCGAAGGACATATAGGCGGTGATGGAACATGTTACGGTGGTTTCCCAAGAATTTCCACTCTTGTAAAACAAGAAAGGGAAAGAAGTAAAGCATCAAACATACCGATACTCTATCTCGATGCTGGTGATATTTTTGAAGGTTCAAAACTATTCAATAAGTATGAAGATATAATATCTTACCGACTATTCAATGCACTTGAACCAAATGCTACA aCATTAGGAAACCACGAATTCATAAGAGGAGTTGAAAAGTTAATTTCTTACATAGATAATTTGTCATTTCCGGTAGTGGCTTGCAATTTGGATTTAACCGAGGAACCATCGGTTAACCGGTCAAATTTGCATAAAAGTATTATTCTAGATGTAGATGGCCACAAAGTTGGAATAGTTGGATATACATATCCTGGAACTGAACAGATAGGGCACATCAAATTTTTGCCCGTAATAGAacctataaaaaatgaaatttcaaagctaaaaaaacaaggggttaaaataataatcggtCTGAGTCACTCGGGTTACAAATTTGACCAAAACGTTGCCAAAGTTGTTGACGATatagatttaataataagCGGTCACTCACACTCTTTATTGTCCAGCGATGTACCAGTTGGCACTCAAATCCTTTCGCAGATTGTAGAGGGTCCTTACCCgacagtaattaataaaatggaaAATGGGAAAAATCGAAGTGTTTACATAGTCCAGGCTTATGCTTACACAAAATATCTAGGAAACTTGTCGGTTGTTTTTGATGAACAGGgtgaaattaaaagttttgagGGAAAACCTATTTTGCTGGATAACAAAGTAAAACAAGATCCAGTTTTTTTGAAGGAGTTTGATAAATTTCCAgcagatccgattgatttgaCCGTCATTGGCTACACAAGAGTTCCTTTGGAAGGTTACATGTACGCTTGCAGGAGGAGAGAATGCACTCTCGGAGATGTTGTTGCTGACGCTCTTGTTGAATAC aaTCTAAACCAAACTGAGAGTAATAAAGGTTGGACAGATGCTGCAATAGCTCTTGTAAATAGTGGATTACTTGCAGACGGTATGAGCAATGTTAGAAGAAATCCG atcattcaagaaaatattgatctttcaataactcataaaaataaaatttacaaaatggAGTTGACTGGTAAAGACCTTCGTGACCGATTGGAATACAGTTTGCGTGAAATGGAAAACGACaaaatttcagaattttgGGGTGGATTTTTACAAGTCTCAGGAATTAGa GTAACATATGACTTGAGTAAACCTATTGGGTCAAGAGTAATTccagatttgttttttattcgttGCGCGGACTGCGTATTTCCACATTACGAAAAAGttgttgatgaaaaaatttatatagcaCTTATGAATGAAAATCTTGCCGTGGGAGGATTCGATTTAGGTCATTGGCCAAGTAAAGTTAATACCACACTAG ATGGTGAAGTTAAAGATGCACTTCGCTGGTACATAAATGCGCGAAGTCCAGTACACCCCGAATTAGGTGATAGAATTCACTATATTTTACCTTCAAAGAATTCGGCAAATCCGCCCTCTTGCTCGGGATACATATATTCCAATTTATTGAGCTGTACTGAAACGGAGGTTACAGCAGAAAAACAGGGAACAAAATCTATGGAAGATAAATCTAATCAAAGCAGCTCAGAGCAACAAATCGAATTTaccaatattaaaaattga
- the LOC103568770 gene encoding uncharacterized protein LOC103568770, translating to MELLTIELRPQIQSGYVYSLLQPKISMDNVKVTVNNNSMVLKIGNNQLLVNFPVIDLISSSFQIIDQWIVVRVQFSQSNLSHQNEVRNSIETKAIETLEINIDLPPANENLSLFCNFCKNILLDNMEFKRVLSLPSEECEPSEWFCCSHSDVDYKNILCPRTNDCFYGSHYYVLNKNIFESELTINDKDVVCNKCSSILGFVKDENSFKIWNNSLQYSSHSFEENKKSPFDDFKLAIKEFMKNDGIFREIKFFAFEKGEKLTLFVKIMDKSLSLLTKKSINDNNEVTLEQKQVMKVLYKVSEDVSTHPQNDSSSTSCQISIISINAAIKHLIASSQQLPPIYRSTDTYFIGYIY from the coding sequence atggAATTATTAACAATCGAACTGCGGCCGCAAATTCAGTCAGGTTATGTATACTCTTTGTTACAACCTAAAATTTCTATGGATAATGTCAAAGTTaccgttaataataattctatggTCTTAAAAATTGGGAACAATCAACTATTGGTAAATTTTCCGGTGATTGACTTAATTTCATCATCCTTTCAAATAATAGATCAATGGATAGTAGTTCGAGTTCAGTTTAGTCAATCCAATTTATCACATCAAAATGAGGTTAGAAATTCTATTGAAACAAAAGCTATAGAAACtttggaaataaatattgatcttCCTCCAGCAAATGAGAATCTCAGTCTATTTTGTAATTTCTgtaagaatattttattggatAACATGGAATTCAAAAGAGTTTTATCTCTTCCAAGTGAGGAATGCGAACCTAGCGAGTGGTTCTGTTGTTCTCATAGTGATGttgattacaaaaatatattgtgcCCAAGAACTAATGATTGTTTCTACGGTTCGCACTATTatgttttgaataaaaatatatttgaatctGAATTGACAATTAACGATAAAGATGTTGTCTGTAACAAATGTTCATCGATATTAGGATTTGTAAAAGACGAAAACTCGTTTAAAATTTGGAATAATTCCTTGCAGTATTCATCACATtcatttgaagaaaataaaaaatcgcctTTTGATGATTTCAAGTTAGCGATAaaagaatttatgaaaaatgacGGCATATTTAgagaaatcaaattttttgcttttgaAAAAGGTGAAAAGTTGacattatttgttaaaataatggATAAAAGTCTGAGTTTATTGACGAAGAAATcgattaatgataataacgaAGTAACTTTAGAACAGAAACAAGTGATGAAAGTATTATACAAAGTATCAGAAGATGTATCGACTCATCCACAAAATGATTCCAGTTCTACTAGTTGTCAAATtagtattattagtattaacgCAGCTATAAAACATCTCATTGCATCGTCTCAACAACTTCCGCCGATTTATCGTTCTACCGATACCTATTTTAttggttatatatattag
- the LOC103579882 gene encoding metalloproteinase inhibitor 3 — protein MQRFFMLFLLSLLIVEFTNGCSCRYFLNQELFCQSHFVIKVQVTSTEKLGELEGYRYHVDILETYRATNEGKKVLELKYLETQPFNGMCGRYLRNDDVVIVGGHITSDGIPYINICGLEMIPTDDVYVDLRENFPKNCMAS, from the exons atgcaacggtttttcatgttatttcTTTTGAGTTTATTAATAGTTGAATTTACAAATGGATGCAGTTGTCGCTATTTTCTAAATCAAGAGTTGTTTTGTCAATCTCACTTtg ttattaaagtACAAGTTACGAGTACTGAAAAATTAGGAGAGCTCGAAGGATATAGATATCATGTTGATATATTAGAAACTTACAGA gctactaatgaaggaaaaaaagtactcgagcttaaatatttagaaactCAACCATTTAATGGAATGTGTGGTCGTTACCTTCGGAATGATGATGTAGTTATTGTTGGAGGACACATCACAAGTGATGGAATAccttatattaatatttgtggGTTGGAAATGATTCCTACGGATGATGTATATGTTGATCTTCGAGAaaattttcctaaaaattgtATGGCATCGTaa
- the LOC103568806 gene encoding metalloproteinase inhibitor 3-like, with translation MKRFLILFILGSLTIDYTNGCSCVGFPLQDLFCSSDFVIKIKVTNTEKTPEPIRKMYYVDVLETYRANAAAEEALKLKYLITNPYEGLCGLPLDRGQVAVVGGRISDGKPEVSLCDLHIEDPQKIEAESVNLRENFSKNCATA, from the exons atgaaacgattcttgatattatttattttgggtTCATTGACAATTGATTACACAAATGGATGCAGTTGTGTTGGCTTTCCACTTCAAGATTTGTTTTGTAGTTCTGACTttg ttattaaaataaaggtTACAAATACTGAAAAAACGCCAGAACCGATAAGAAAAATGTACTACGTTGATGTCCTAGAAACTTAcaga gccAATGCTGCAGCAGAAGAAGCACtcaaacttaaatatttaattactaatccATACGAAGGATTGTGTGGTCTTCCACTTGATCGTGGCCAAGTTGCTGTTGTTGGAGGACGCATCTCTGATGGAAAGCCAGAAGTTAGTCTCTGTGATCTGCATATAGAAGAtcctcaaaaaattgaagctgaGTCTGTCAATCTTcgcgaaaatttttctaagaactGTGCTACAGCGTaa